DNA sequence from the Plodia interpunctella isolate USDA-ARS_2022_Savannah chromosome 12, ilPloInte3.2, whole genome shotgun sequence genome:
CAATTATTCACTACGTTAATGCCTACTGTTCCGGTATTTTACTCCGTTTAATATTGATGcatcaaataaagaaaaagttgattgtaaaattgacgattgaataaaatcgacacgcaaagttatttttaacagcctatacttataatttactacaaaattacaataataataaataataaaataatataaaatctaatcaAACATgtattgtacctacctatataaagtaaatagcCTGTAAGGATGTGTGTGTTGAATGGTAAAgaccacaaaaaaaaaaactaaattgggGCTAATTTGAGGTTGCCAGCAAGTTAATATTTctctaattaaattgattgtacctacctatttacgAGGCAAAAATTGATGCAAAATTGGAtcttagattttaaaatttcaaccaAATACCAATACAAATCCACGGTCGAAGTTATTAAACTTTGACCGGCAAAGAACGACCTAGCATTTGCgattaaagttaattatgcgGTTGAATTTATGAATAGAAATGTATGAGATGGCaacaatatgtttttgtatatgAGTCCCATATCTAATATTTTCTAGTCGCTTGAGTTAGTTACAACACTTGAAGTGTTGAACGCGAACTTGAGCTAGATTTAATGTCCACTTTAGCGATCTCTAATATTCACTTTTACCGAtatgtatcaattttatattaatttatttagcctTGAAGATATAAGTAAGAGGTGtctagatttttataaatagagtttttgaaattgtGGAAATCTACTCGGTTTTATGTGTAACAAATTCTGATAGTTCATGTACCTATTGCTACCTAACAATGAAACGATGTACGGtacgtacatatattttggaaaatacCAATGAACTTACTAAACAATTAACGTAActgtttactatttatttacagtataACATGTTTCACTGACGGGTTGTAATAGTTTCTATTAAGTAAGTACGTACCTATATCGCCAATTACCTAACTCATCTTGTGGGACATCATAAGTGGGACAAAAACCAAAAAGAATTGATTTGCGAAGGTAGCTATTACAAATTActaaattctatatttaagACAGGATATGCAAGTGAAGTCAATCAAATTAATCTTCCTTTCGGAAGTAATGGGCGATGCGTTCGatgaatttcattatttactgGCCAATTTGTTTTTACGTTGGAGTATCGTTCGTGGAGTTACATTCTATGCACAATGCACATACACTTTATGATCATACATAAGTGTTACGTATTTTAATcgtcataatattttgattaagtaGTATGTAACAAGTGGGGCAAACTGTACACAGTATACTTTTATTAGGTAATAAAAAGTTGCTGTGGAAGCTATTGGGCCCTGGGGCTATCCATGGTAATTTTTAAGagatatcattattataatttgtaaacataGTTTTGAATAACTaaagagtaataaaataaaataatgtgtaatttaaaatcgtttatttattacctaagAAATAAGTTCTAAAAACATATTGACTAGATACACGACTATTCAGATCACCACCAGCCGTTAGAGTTGAGGGAAGCTCCAGAGTAACCATAGCTGGATTGTCCGCCGAGGCTGTAGCCTGCGCCCAGGCCTCCAGAGTAGCCTCCGAGGGCTCCGTAGCTGACGCCGGAGGAGTACGCGACTGGCGCGGCTACGACCCTCCTGACGGTGACCACTTGAGGCACAGACACCACCTTACGTACGTTGACAACTTGCGGTACGGAGACGACGCGCTGCACGTTGACCACCCTGTTGACAGCGACAACCCTGGGCGCGGACACTACACGTTGGGCTACCACAGGCGCAGAGTAGCTGATGGCAGCTCCACTACTGTAACCGCCGATGGAACCACCGCTGAAGCCACCGCTGTATCCTCCACTGTAGCCGCCGCTATATTGTCCCAATAAGCCACGCTTTTCCCGCTTCTCACCCTTGCCGGCCATCACGACCGCTACAAGCGCACATAGGCACatctaaaaacaaatagaagaaaatatatagctaTACTTAATATCCAATAGAGCGTTTGTAGATTTGCCGTCGACACGCAGAGAagaatttgtaaacaattaaCAACTGACAAGGTgaaagaataagaatttaaaaaaattaaaaattctttaaaaagcaaaacagatataagtaagtacctaatgtagaaggtattaaatattatataacatattggCGGTATCTCAACAACCCTAGTTGTGGCTCATACACAATACTTACAAACAATTTCATGATGCTGGTTGTCTTAGAAGATGACCTGGTGAATGATACTGTGACGCTGGCGGACTATGCCATATATAGTGATAGGTGGTAAATGTTGCAAAATGTGTCCTTAGcgaaatgttataatatttattatgaatatcaTTAGACGCGTATATTTGAACgtcttacaatttattatctaaCATTTAGCTTTAGATTGATTTTACCGAGGATCCTTCTTcagtaaaatctaaatattctCACTAAGGTAcctaattaggtacctacctattgatAAGATTAtagttgttgtttttatttgcattgtcaattgtatttattttatcactaaGTATAGATGCGCTCAGGGCAGCACGGGTAGAataataacctggaataacacagaaTACTTTttaagaatgaatgaatttatgaatcacaatatttacaaaacgagaataatatttcaaacaaaattttaagtgaATTTTTTGTGGTTAATTATGCAAAGTCTGACTATTATATTGGTGTTAATCTCgttcattataatttagagCATCTCGCGTTAAGGACGTATTTTGCAACATTAgcatttattactatatatggCACAAACATCAGCTAGCAGCATCATTCATCAGCTTGTCTTCCGAGTTCTACCACCCACCACCACCATGAAACTATTTGTAAGTATACGCCTCAGAGAAAACATCAAAAAAAGCACTATAAATCATTCAATGACTATGAGATTACGTCTTCTTTTATATGAGTTTTACTCTCTAGACTTTAAATTTCCTCATCTCGCTATGACCGATTTGTTTCTTGATAGCATCCACCCATCTCTCTGTTGGACGCCATCTTCCTCTGGTCAAGGCAgcttaattacataaatatacattttatttttagagttaTTAATCTTTTTATTAGTAGTTTTAGACAATGTAATTTAGAAATTCATTTGGTACAACATTGTATGTGTTTATCATTTCAGGTGTGCCTATGCGCGCTTGTAGCGGTCGTCATGGCCGGCGAGGGTGAGAAGCGGGAAAAGCGTGGCTTGTTAGGACAATATAGCGGCGGCTACAGCGGTGGATACAGCGGTGGCTACAGCGGTGGATACAGCGGTGGATACAGCGGTGGCTACAGCAGTGGTTCCATCGGCGGTTACAGTAGTGGAGCTGCCATCAGCTACTCTGCGCCTGTGGTAGCCCAACGTGTAGTGTCCGCGCCCAGGGTTGTAGCTGTCAACAGGGTGGTCAACGTGCAGCGCGTCGTCTCCGTGCCGCAAGTTGTCAATGTACGCAAGGTGGTTTCTGTGCCTCAAGTGGTCACCGTCAGGAGGGTCGTCGCTGCACCAGTCGCGTACTCCTCCGGCGTCAGCTACGGAGCCCTCGGAGGCTACTCTGGAGGCCTGGGCGCAGGCTACAGCCTCGGCGGACAATCCAGCTATGGTTACTCTGGAGCTTCCCTCAACTCTAACGGCTGGTGGTGATCACAGTAAAGTTTCTAGTcaaatttattcttaaaacttattttatttcaaaggttaaaataaaagttttaaaattattttagtgtttTTTGTCGTAATTTACTAGCgccccgtcccgacttcgctcgggtaaaaacatactatctattggtgaacaccgcatgaaaatccgtgaacagacagatagacagacaaacgcggcagaggactttgttttataatatgaaaaaaggaAGAATATATCCATATTAAACCAAAACCTTACTACTAATAGTATGAacagaaaagatttgtattttcttttgaaaatttgaaactttgaaattttgaaaactttttgaaattttgatgaataaaccaaaaaacgaattaattaattttgataaaatttggcataAAGATAGATTTTAGAAAGCCGCAGGAGGAACGTATTTCataatacatacttactttgaaatgtttgaaaaatattctactTTCATTGGAAAATAGTatctaatacaaattttatgggtcgcagtagaaaaaaaacattaagttataaaaacagtaaataatCACAAGGGCTTTGCAGAAAATTTCATTGTATGTTTTcgcaatgaataaataaattaataattatgaatgatTTTCGAATCTGAAAACtcaataagtatttttcaaatttccagAAAAATTGTACCATTTTAGAGACATCCCGTGTATTGTATAAGGAGAATATTGTAGGTATAAGAGATACATAATTTAGGCAGCTAATAGGCAATACTAGCATACTCAAGATAGATTAACGTGaggtcggttgtaaaatcacagccaaatctttaaaatattttttacgttgacACCGGGCTTGGCCAAATGCAATCGGAGCCATtctgagatgagagagaaaaattttgaaaattcctacAAACCTCGCTTTATAACAAGCTGCTTTAAACCATTCCTCTTTCTGTATAGTTATATTACTAAAgttaaaagaaatgttttgaaTGCTAACTTCTTTACGTGAATCAAGTACTTAAGTTTCAGTTGCCATTTAAAGTTCTGTTATGCGTCATTGTCATGATTTTTACAATTCCAATTATCATTGTACTCCTTAggtagttatttaaaaaaaacctacatTAGTATTAACcatataatagaaaattacCTACTTAGGGCCTACTTCGAAGAGTCTTTGAAACAATTTATCTATGAATATAATGGACATAATGAATTCATCTCTATGAATATAATGGGTGATTTTGTATgaagaaagaaacaaaacaatgttaagtttcagtaaaatattttattgttatttagaaaagtacaaaaatattaataccatTGACTAGACGACACTAAGTTCACCACCAGCCGTTAGAGTAAGAGGGGGCACCGTTGTAGCTGTTTCCAGAGTAGCCACCATAGCTATACCCAGATCCAAGGCTAGAGTAGCCCAGGTTACTGTAGCGGGAGCCAAAGCTGGAATATCCTCCAAGGCTACTATAGCCAGAGCTGTAGGCGATAGATGGCGCAGCGACCACTTTCTTCACAGTGACAACTTGAGGCACGGAGACGACTTTGCGTACATTAATAACTTGAGGTACGGAGACGACACGTGGCACATTCACCACTTTGTTAACAGCGACGACACTGGGGGCTGAGACTACAGGCGCGGCGATGACTGGCGCGGAGTAGCTGATGGATGAGGAAGACAAACCGCTGCTAAGACCGCTGTAGCCTCCGCTGAAGTCTCCGCTGTAGCCACCGCTGTAGCCACCGCTGTAGCCGCTACTGTAACCGCTGCTGTAGCCAAGACCACCAAGAAGACCCCGTTTTTCTCTCTTCTCACTCTCGCCGGCCATAGCGACTGCCGCCAGCGCACAGAAGCACAcctgaaaaattgttttatttcaagattGTATAATCACATTCACAAGGtctaacttattttatgtaacaGTAACAGTTTAGGTTGttttaaagattatatttattgttatgatgGCTGTCAATTTGTTTGcctatcatcatcattaattTAAGAGCGAGGCAGTCAGTCTAGTCCGTGGAGTTCCTTCCAAGGC
Encoded proteins:
- the LOC128674171 gene encoding cuticle protein 64-like; its protein translation is MKLFMCLCALVAVVMAGKGEKREKRGLLGQYSGGYSGGYSGGFSGGSIGGYSSGAAISYSAPVVAQRVVSAPRVVAVNRVVNVQRVVSVPQVVNVRKVVSVPQVVTVRRVVAAPVAYSSGVSYGALGGYSGGLGAGYSLGGQSSYGYSGASLNSNGWW
- the LOC128674170 gene encoding shematrin-like protein 2 is translated as MAQTSASSIIHQLVFRVLPPTTTMKLFVCLCALVAVVMAGEGEKREKRGLLGQYSGGYSGGYSGGYSGGYSGGYSGGYSSGSIGGYSSGAAISYSAPVVAQRVVSAPRVVAVNRVVNVQRVVSVPQVVNVRKVVSVPQVVTVRRVVAAPVAYSSGVSYGALGGYSGGLGAGYSLGGQSSYGYSGASLNSNGWW
- the LOC128674191 gene encoding cuticle protein 65-like produces the protein MKFFVCFCALAAVAMAGESEKREKRGLLGGLGYSSGYSSGYSGGYSGGYSGDFSGGYSGLSSGLSSSSISYSAPVIAAPVVSAPSVVAVNKVVNVPRVVSVPQVINVRKVVSVPQVVTVKKVVAAPSIAYSSGYSSLGGYSSFGSRYSNLGYSSLGSGYSYGGYSGNSYNGAPSYSNGWW